Part of the bacterium genome, CAACGAAAGTAATCCCCATACGCTGAAAAATCAGACTAAATCTCCAATCTATGCCGATAATGCCATAATGAATACCTGGCCTCCCTTCATGAACACGATAAGCGCATTTGCACAAATTGAACTGGAAATGGCTATGAGAAAATGCGATGTAATCATCGGAGGAGAATCAAGGGGAATACCTTTTGCTACATGGATTGCAAAGGATTTGGCAAAAGGAACCGGTATAGCGCGGAAAGAAATCAAAACTCACGGAACAAAAAAAGGCGTAGAGGGAGGAATACTTCCGGGAGAGGTAGCAGTCCTTGTTGAGGATTTGACAACAGACGGCGGCTCAAAAGAACCCTTTGTTAAAAACATAAGGAACATGGGAGCCGAAATTAAGGATGTACTCGTAGTTTTCGACAGAAAACAAGGAGCAGAAAAATTCCTAAGGGAAAAACTCGGCGTAGAGCTGCATTCATTGACAGACATAGATGTGCATCTTAAAGTCGGATTAGAGCGTGGCTATATAACACCCGAGGAGGAACAAAGCATTCAAGAGTACTTGAAAGATCCAAAAGCTTGGAATATTGGTCGAAATTATGGCTGGCCAATAAGCGGTTAAAAGTTAAAAGTATAAAATCAATTTGAGCGCGTGAAATTTTCACCGCTCTTTTTTTATTTATGCTTTTGTTGTTTCAAGACAGGGGTTGACAAAACTATATTTTTGAGTATAATAGAAAGGTAGAAAGATTAGAAGAGATTCTATTATTTTTGCCCAATTTGTCATTATGATGATAAAACACAGCAAGGACAAAGCTATGATGGCCAAAAGCGCTTATGGAAGCAATAGAAGCGGACAATTTTATATTTTTCAGGAATAAAGAGAATCAAATCTCTTTATTTTTTATTGAGCATAAAAGATCCTGAAACAAGTTCAGGATGACAAAAACAGCGGATTAGCAATTTCCCAGTGATAGTTGATAATTATTACAAGGAAGTTGCCAATTCTGAGATAAAAAAGGAGGAGTTGGTGAGTTAACTTCGCAAAAGAACAAAAAAAGGAGATTCAAATGAACGACAGTAAAGAAAGCAATGACGGTGTACCAAAAACAGGACCATATGAAAACAAAGCAAAGTCTGGAAATCCTGGCGGAAGCGGCTATCAGACAAATGCGTAAGGATTAACAGCGCTTAAATAGTGGAAATTATTTCATAAAATTATGAATTTTCTGCTTTTTTTTTGCGGATAAAGTCAAAATTAATTTATTGCACTCTGTATTTTGTCACTACGATCCATCCTCTATAACCAAAAACATCTTGGAACCCCGCTTCGTCTACTTGTATCCAGTTTTGGGGTACATTCGGTTTATCGCTGCCGAATCCTGTAGTCCAAACGAGCCAAATAATTTCTCCCCGTCTTATATTTTTATTAAAATCAGTCAGGAGATCATAATCTGTCAGCAAAGCAGTGCCGGAAAAATGGGGGATTTGTCTTAATGCCGTCAGGCCCGGCGCGTAAAGCAAAGGAGTCAGATATTCCGGATACAGCCGCTGATCGGGAAAAGCATTTCTTTCTTCGATTATCATGCTTGGATTAAAGTTTGAGGGATACCCATTACCGAAATATTTTCTATAAGCGTAATATTTATAGGTAAAAAAGATAAATGATGAGTTGATGTATACCTTGTCTTCCGGATTCGCGTTCTTGAATAAATATTCCGAGGCGCCTGCCATTCCCGGTTTTCCGGTCGGGCTGGTATTTTGCCAGCCTCTCAGGAACAATAAAATACTGCTGATCACGAGAATGCTAAAAATAATTTTTTTCAGAAGCCTTTTTGTTATTGACTCTATGAAAATAGCAAGAATTATCAGATAGAACAAGCCGACAAAAACAAAATAACGGTCAAGATATAAAGATCTGTTGAAAGAAAGAATGGCTGATATGGCAAATGGAATAAAAAACGAAAAGATCACAAGCCATTTATAGTTATTTTGTTCGCGTTTTAGCGCGAAGGCAAAAA contains:
- a CDS encoding phosphoribosyltransferase family protein: MAEEFLTQFQKRKLDAVAAAMNERVRELAPKILLHEVIFEAGIKGGDGSLYAVMPNCAARGVDPDIINGILRVFDPKIQLALKHRNPFKDLAAIVTSIIIWETPNAFLVNESNPHTLKNQTKSPIYADNAIMNTWPPFMNTISAFAQIELEMAMRKCDVIIGGESRGIPFATWIAKDLAKGTGIARKEIKTHGTKKGVEGGILPGEVAVLVEDLTTDGGSKEPFVKNIRNMGAEIKDVLVVFDRKQGAEKFLREKLGVELHSLTDIDVHLKVGLERGYITPEEEQSIQEYLKDPKAWNIGRNYGWPISG